In the genome of Arachis hypogaea cultivar Tifrunner chromosome 9, arahy.Tifrunner.gnm2.J5K5, whole genome shotgun sequence, the window ACTGTCATCTTTGCATTAAAATGGGACTTCTTTTCAGTATTAGCTTCTCTTCCTTTAACTGTTTCCATTATCTGCTTTGAATATTCTTCATCATACCATAACAACACATGATCCGGCATAACATTCAGATGGTATCCAATGGTCATATCGCAGCCCCATTCGACGACGACGGAACTTGCTACATGGATACTTTCTCCCCAACTTGTTTCCAAGTAACATTCACACTCAAAGTTAATAACAAGTTCATCAATGATGCATGAATGTGCTTCAAAAAGAACCAGGGAGAACATGAACCCACACAAGTTATAACTTGGAGGCACTTGGGTACTAATTGAAGCTTGAGCAGAATAGTCATGGAAAAACTCTTGAAGTATGCTACCTCTAATAGGAAAGAAACAACAGATCTTCCCAAAATTAATCACATTATGATCTTCATTGTCTCGTTGTTCTTCCGAGACTTCAGATTCAGTTGTTAGTATTGTTTCCATCCAACATTTTGTCCTAGCAATGGCATCTTTCATAATGGCATTGCATGAATTTTCATCCAAATTCATGCAGTCCAGGAATATGAAAGTACCTGCAGGTTGTTTGGGTGTTTCACTTTCCAAACTCAATGTTGTCTTCAAAGATTTACAATCCCAAACCTGAAGACTTTCAATAGAAGGTGGAAACACTGGTATAAATTGCAGCATTTCACAGTGACAAACTTTAAGAACTTTGAGTTGTGGAAGAAACTTAATGCTTTCAGGTAAGCCTATGACATTGGTGTTGTGTAGGCTTAGTTTCCCTAATGATGATAACAAAGAGATGTTGTCAGGGAGTTCGGTTAAGCTATGGCAATTATCAAATTTGAGAAGCTTTACATGTTTGAATACAGGGCTGGGTAGTACTGAATGCAGAGTGAAGACCGCGTCTTGCTCGTGTTCACTGATGTCAGAAAGCATGATTTGATTAGCAAAATTTGCAGGAAGTTTTGCAAGATTCTTGCTAATGGGAAAAGAGAAGTTTACAAGGTGTTTAAGTTGCAGAATTGATGGTGGAAGTTCTTTCAAAGGAGTTGATCTCAAATGCAAATGAATTTTGGAATCTTGATGCAGAATTGGGACTGAGAACTCTTGGAGATTAGGACAATCATAGGCAACCACTGTATGAAGAGAAGGTGAACAATTGCTACTGCATAGGCTCTTGAGTTCTTTGCATCCATACACAGCTAAAAATTCAAGCTTCTCAAGAGAGAAAATAGAAGGGTGAACATGAGTCAAGCTTTCACAGAAATTGAACCATACTTCTTTTAAATTTGGGGTGGCTGAGAAATTTGGACACTCTATCAAGCGCTTGGAGCCTCGAAGGTCGATTATCTCTAAACTTGGTAAATTCTGtaacaatatatatacatacatacatttaaggtttaggatttaACACTTAAAATTCTATCAAAGACAAACAAATATATACATACATGGTGTTATATCATGCATACCTGTACTCCATCCCAAAGTTTTTCGACATTGCTGTATGGCATGGAAATCTCAACCAAGTTTTTAGTCCAACCAATGGATGGTAAAGATTTCAATGGATATCCATCCCACTGAATATATCTCAAGCTATTAGGTAATTCAAGATTTATTGGAAGATACAAATTATTGTTTGTTCTCCTTTCCCCATGACCAATGCTATCAGCAAAGGCAAGTAACCTTAGATTTGGCATCTTTCTAAATGCATTGGAGCTTATATATAGATCTGTGGTTTGAGTCATGTCCAAGAATATGCTTTCAATTGCATCAGTCCCCTGACAAATAAATACAACAATCAATGTTAGTGTAATATTCAATAAGATATATTTCATATATGCTTTTGGAAACAATACAAAGAATCATTTTCTCTTACTTTATCATTCTTCAGTATGTCACAAACTTCCTCAGGGTTCCACAATCTACTTTGTCCCCCAGGAATTTTAGCAGACTCTTCACAAACAATTTCTTGACCCATCTCTTGTATCAAGTCATGCATTTGTATTCTCTTCATTTTGGTTATTGTTATCAGAGTCTTGTCTAAAAGGTTTCTTATCCCTATATTTGCATGGAAACCACAGGCATTCAATATCATTattactttatatttttcttccccTTTGAAGAAACATGCAATGTCTAGAAATATATTCTTTTCTGCATCATCCAATTCATCAAAGCTCAATCTCAACACCTTGTGAACATTTGCATCAGGAGTTCCTTTCAATTTTGTTAGGGCACTATCCCACTCATTTTCACTTTTGGAACGAAGAAATGACCCCAAAACCTTTAGAGCTAAAGGGTTGCCTTTGGCGTAAGCAACTGCTCTCTTCGATAGCTCCTGGAATCCATTCTCAGGTGGATGGATCTGGTTAAAGGCATTCAAGCTAAAGAGTTTAAGGGAGTTATGATAGTTCATTTCCTTGACTTCAAGAATTTGGTCAACGGCTCTACATGTAAGGACATGC includes:
- the LOC112710131 gene encoding TMV resistance protein N, translated to MDLQKLNLDNTNETENSFVKDQNYAHIESLLRTQQREVLVIGVWGMGGIGKTTIAAAIFEEFSPKYEVSCFLANVREESSKHGVKYIFNKLLCELLQEDIHIDTPTIISSTIMSRLRHKKALIVLDDVNSSDLLDNVLGVGHDYLGVGSRVIVTTRDRHVLTCRAVDQILEVKEMNYHNSLKLFSLNAFNQIHPPENGFQELSKRAVAYAKGNPLALKVLGSFLRSKSENEWDSALTKLKGTPDANVHKVLRLSFDELDDAEKNIFLDIACFFKGEEKYKVIMILNACGFHANIGIRNLLDKTLITITKMKRIQMHDLIQEMGQEIVCEESAKIPGGQSRLWNPEEVCDILKNDKGTDAIESIFLDMTQTTDLYISSNAFRKMPNLRLLAFADSIGHGERRTNNNLYLPINLELPNSLRYIQWDGYPLKSLPSIGWTKNLVEISMPYSNVEKLWDGVQNLPSLEIIDLRGSKRLIECPNFSATPNLKEVWFNFCESLTHVHPSIFSLEKLEFLAVYGCKELKSLCSSNCSPSLHTVVAYDCPNLQEFSVPILHQDSKIHLHLRSTPLKELPPSILQLKHLVNFSFPISKNLAKLPANFANQIMLSDISEHEQDAVFTLHSVLPSPVFKHVKLLKFDNCHSLTELPDNISLLSSLGKLSLHNTNVIGLPESIKFLPQLKVLKVCHCEMLQFIPVFPPSIESLQVWDCKSLKTTLSLESETPKQPAGTFIFLDCMNLDENSCNAIMKDAIARTKCWMETILTTESEVSEEQRDNEDHNVINFGKICCFFPIRGSILQEFFHDYSAQASISTQVPPSYNLCGFMFSLVLFEAHSCIIDELVINFECECYLETSWGESIHVASSVVVEWGCDMTIGYHLNVMPDHVLLWYDEEYSKQIMETVKGREANTEKKSHFNAKMTVKFVARLPNKEEAMVKECGIRWIYSNLEEGSSREQRSKRIVGS